The following coding sequences lie in one Oncorhynchus kisutch isolate 150728-3 linkage group LG17, Okis_V2, whole genome shotgun sequence genomic window:
- the LOC109908550 gene encoding proline-rich transmembrane protein 1-like: MSEKHGLEDSNRQAMSQPMQQMQPPPYLPSQDPNIGQQHSNMQHPNMQHPNMQHPNMQHPNMQHPNMQHPNMGPPPSCGPQPNYPPPPPPPGSDGYQETQFHNGSYGHPGAPQGYTVQTQGPGGGVPHAPVGYFQPGYPLQLQPCTAYVPVYPMASGQPYQGMPQGQMGMQMPHGIALMEPRRPPHDYLPIAVLTTVCCFWPTGIIAIIKAVQVRTAVARGDMVTAEIASREARNFSFISLAVGIASIVLCTILTVVVIIASQHHDDDWEP, encoded by the exons ATGTCTGAAAAACACG gtCTGGAGGACTCCAATCGGCAGGCCATGTCCCAACCCATGCAGCAAATGCAGCCCCCTCCATACCTCCCATCCCAGGACCCTAACATTGGCCAACAACACTCCAACATGCAGCACCCCAACATGCAGCACCCCAACATGCAGCACCCCAACATGCAGCACCCCAACATGCAGCACCCCAACATGCAGCACCCCAACATGGGCCCTCCACCCAGCTGTGGCCCCCAGCCCAACTACCCCCCTCCACCCCCGCCCCCTGGCTCCGATGGCTACCAGGAGACCCAGTTCCACAATGGATCCTACGGACACCCAGGGGCCCCACAGGGCTACACAGTCCAGACCCAGGGCCCGGGAGGGGGGGTCCCACATGCCCCTGTAGGGTATTTTCAACCAGGATACCCTCTCCAGCTGCAGCCCTGCACAGCCTATGTTCCTGTCTACCCCATGGCGTCG gGACAGCCCTACCAGGGGATGCCCCAGGGTCAGATGGGCATGCAGATGCCCCATGGCATCGCTCTGATGGAGCCCCGTCGCCCGCCTCACGACTACTTGCCCATCGCTGTGCTCACCACCGTCTGCTGCTTCTGGCCCACAGGAATCATAGCCATCATCAAGGCAGTACAG GTGCGTACAGCAGTGGCCAGGGGGGACATGGTGACGGCAGAGATAGCGTCCCGCGAGGCGCGTAACTTCTCCTTCATCAGCCTGGCGGTGGGCATTGCCTCCATCGTCCTGTGTACCATCCTCACCGTGGTAGTCATCATCGCCTCCCAACACCATGACGATGACTGGGAACCCTAA